In the Peromyscus maniculatus bairdii isolate BWxNUB_F1_BW_parent chromosome 20, HU_Pman_BW_mat_3.1, whole genome shotgun sequence genome, one interval contains:
- the Atad2 gene encoding ATPase family AAA domain-containing protein 2 isoform X3 — protein MKIGANLADVDPMQLDSSVRFDSVGGLSSHIAALKEMVVFPLLYPEVFEKFKIQPPRGCLFYGPPGTGKTLVARALANECSQGDKRVAFFMRKGADCLSKWVGESERQLRLLFDQAYQMRPAIIFFDEIDGLAPVRSSRQDQIHSSIVSTLLALMDGLDSRGEIVVIGATNRLDSIDPALRRPGRFDREFLFSLPDKDARKEILKIHTRDWNPKPLDIFLEELAENCVGYCGADIKSICAEAALCALRRRYPQIYTTSEKLQLDLSSINISAKDFETAMQKIIPASQRAVTSPGQALSAIVKPLLQNTVHMILEALQKVFPHVEVGTSKLLNSDVSCPLLESDLAYSDDDIPSVYENGLSQKPFNQAKENLNFLHLNRNACYQPMSFRPRLLIVGEPGFGQSSHLAPAVIHALEKFTVYTLDIPVLFGISTTSPEETCSQTIREAKRTAPSIVYVPHIHLWWEVVGPTLKATFMTLLQNIPSFAPVLLLATSDKPYSALPEEVQELFTHDYGEIFNVQLPDKEERTKFFEDLILKQAAKPPVSKKKAVLQALEVLPVAPPPEPRPLTAEEVKQLEEQEEDTFRELRIFLRNVTHRLAIDKRFRVFTKPVDPDEVPDYVTVIKQPMDLSSVISKIDLHKYLTVKDYLRDIDLICSNALEYNPDRDPGDRLIRHRACALRDTAYAIIKEELDEDFEQLCEEIQESRKKRGCSSSKYAPSYYHVMPKQNSTPAGEKRSDQEQNEKLKAPCTPVACSTPAQLKRKVRNKSKWHVGNRIKRRKLSQAKDNSQTAMNNQVSDTEESQHTSAEPTELGNIGESSMEEKEKQHASESNMDLKHNSSTSNTENEHEESNHTTECTELRKERVGCNGDDSSFQVVDIADENESKEMCILRMTRARRSQVEQQQLISVEKALAILSQPTPSLVVDHKRLKNLLRTVVKKSQEYNIVQLENLYAVISQCIYEHRRDYDKTALVQKMEQAVENFSCSKS, from the exons ATGAAAATTGGAGCAAACCTTGCTGATGTTGATCCAATGCAACTAGATTCTTCA GTACGATTTGATAGTGTTGGTGGCCTCTCCAGTCATATTGCAGCACTAAAAGAGATGGTAGTCTTTCCCTTACTTTATCCAGAAGTCTTTGAAAAGTTTAAAATTCAACCCCCAAG AGGTTGTTTGTTTTATGGTCCACCTGGAACTGGAAAAACATTGGTTGCTAGAGCACTTGCCAATGAGTGCAGTCAAGGGGATAAAAGAGTGGCCTTTTTCATGAGGAAAGGTGCTGATTGTCTGAGTAAATGGGTTGGAGAATCTGAAAGGCAGCTACGATTGCTATTTGATCAG GCTTATCAAATGCGCCCagcaattattttctttgatgaaaTCGATGGTCTGGCTCCAGTACGATCTAGCAGGCAAGATCAGATTCACAG ttcTATTGTTTCAACACTGTTAGCTCTTATGGATGGTTTGGACAGCAGAGGAGAAATTGTGGTCATTGGTGCTACGAACAGACTAGATTCCATAGACCCTGCTTTACGAAGGCCTGGTCGATTTGACAGAGAATTCCTTTTCAGTCTACCTGATAAAGAT GCTCGAAAAGAGATTCTGAAGATTCATACAAGAGATTGGAATCCAAAACCACTGGACATATTCTTAGAAGAACTAGCAGAAAACTGTGTTG GATACTGTGGTGCAGATATTAAGTCAATATGTGCCGAAGCTGCTTTATGTGCCCTGCGTCGACGGTACCCACAGATCTATACCACCAGTGAGAAGCTACAGTTGGACCTCTCTTCAATTAATATCTCAGCTAAGGATTTTGAGACTGCTATGCAGAAGATAATACCAGCTTCCCAGAGAGCTGTGACATCACCTGGACAGGCACTGTCTGCCATTGTGAAACCACTGCTGCAAAATACTGTTCATATGATCTTAGAAGCCTTACAGAAAGTATTTCCCCATGTAGAAGTTGGAACCAGCAAACTTTTAAATTCAG atGTTTCTTGCCCTTTGCTAGAAAGTGATTTGGCATACAGTGATGATGATATACCATCGGTGTATGAAAATGGACTTTCTCAAAAACCCTTTAATCaggcaaaagaaaatttaaattttcttcatttaaatag aaatgccTGTTACCAACCTATGTCTTTTCGACCAAGATTATTAATAGTGGGAGAACCAGGATTTGGACAGAGTTCTCACTTGGCACCAGCTGTCATCCATGCTTTGGAAAAATTTACTGTATATACATTAGACATTCCTGTTCTTTTTGGCATCAGTACTACATCTCCTGAAGAGACATGTTCCCAG acgATTCGTGAAGCTAAGAGAACAGCACCCAGCATAGTCTATGTCCCACATATCCACTTGTGGTGGGAAGTAGTTGGACCGACACTCAAAGCCACATTTATGACATTATTACAGAATATACCTTCATTTGCTCCAGTGTTACTACTTGCCACTTCTGACAAACCATATTCTGCTTTGCCTGAAGAG gtaCAAGAATTGTTTACCCATGATTATGGAGAAATTTTTAATGTCCAGTTGCCAGATAAAGAAGAACGGACCAAATTTTTTGAagacttaattttaaaacaagCTGCAAAGCCTCCTGTGtcaaaaaagaaagcag TTTTGCAGGCCTTGGAGGTGCTCCCAGTGGCACCACCACCCGAACCAAGACCGCTGACAGCAGAAGAAGTTAAACAGCTGGAGGAACAAGAAGAAGACACGTTTAGAGAACTCAGGATTTTCTTAAGAAATGTCACACATAGGCTTGCTATTGATAAGCGATTCCGAGTCTTTACCAAGCCTGTTGACCCTGATGAG GTGCCTGATTATGTCACTGTAATAAAGCAACCAATGGACCTTTCATCTGTAATCAGTAAAATTGATTTACATAAGTATCTGACTGTGAAAGACTATTTGAGGGATATTGATCTAATCTGTAGTAATGCTTTAGAATACAATCCAGATAGAGATCCTGGAG ATCGTCTTATTAGGCATAGAGCCTGTGCTTTAAGAGACACTGCCTAtgcaataattaaagaagagcttGATGAAGACTTTGAGCAGCTTTGTGAAGAAATTCAGGAATCTAGGAAGAAAAGAG GTTGTAGCTCCTCCAAATATGCACCATCTTATTACCACGTCATGCCAAAGCAAAACTCTACTCCTGCTGGTGAGAAAAGGTCGGATCAAGAGCAGAATGAAAAGCTAAAGGCACCTTGTactcctgtggcttgcagcactcCTG CTCAGTTGAAGAGGAAAGTTCGTAATAAGTCAAAGTGGCATGTAGGTAACAGAATAAAGCGAAGGAAACTTTCACAAGCAAAAGACAATAGCCAAACTGCTATGAATAATCAAGTCAGTGATACAGAGGAAAGTCAACATACAAGTGCAGAACCCACTGAGCTTGGAAATATAGGAGAGTCTTccatggaagaaaaggagaagcaaCATGCCTCTGAAAGCAACATGGACTTGAAACATAACTCAAGTACCTCTAATACTGAGAATGAACATGAAGAATCTAATCACACTACAGAGTGTACAGAATTGAGAAAAGAAAGAGTTGGTTGCAATGGAGATGATTCTAGCTTTCAGGTTGTAGACATCGCTGATGAAAATGAATCAAAAG AAATGTGTATTCTGCGAATGACTCGAGCTAGACGTTCCCAGGTGGAACAGCAGCAGCTCATCAGCGTGGAGAAGGCTCTGGCGATTCTCTCTCAGCCTACACCCTCACTTGTTGTGGACCATAAACGGTTAAAA aatctTTTGAGGACTGTTGTTAAAAAAAGTCAGGAGTATAATATAGTCCAACTGGAAAACTTGTATGCAGTAATCAGCCAGTGTATCTATGAGCATCGCAGGGACTATGACAAAACAGCACTTGTCCAG AAAATGGAGCAAGCAGTAGAAAACTTCAGTTGTTCCAAATCGTGA